One Janthinobacterium sp. TB1-E2 genomic region harbors:
- the lptA gene encoding lipopolysaccharide transport periplasmic protein LptA, producing the protein MKNILLLTVFSLAIMGVAHAEKADSEKEAVITARSGHVDDVKQVRTLTGDVVLVKGTLTMKAGRALITEDPQGYQFITFWADPGKLATFRQKRDGAGDLWVEGEAERVEYDNKTEVVKLFSKAKLTRLEGTKVTDVANGAFISYDSRKEVFKMENSDSGTSTSDGGSVRMVIQPKTKAPEAEKAPATPAPGKK; encoded by the coding sequence ATGAAGAACATCTTGCTGTTGACCGTATTTTCGCTGGCCATCATGGGCGTGGCGCATGCCGAGAAAGCCGATTCCGAGAAGGAAGCCGTCATCACGGCACGTAGCGGCCACGTCGATGACGTCAAGCAGGTGCGTACCCTGACGGGCGACGTCGTGCTGGTCAAGGGCACCCTGACCATGAAGGCGGGCCGGGCATTGATCACGGAAGACCCGCAAGGCTACCAGTTCATCACCTTCTGGGCCGATCCCGGCAAGCTGGCCACGTTCCGCCAGAAACGCGATGGCGCGGGCGACCTGTGGGTCGAAGGCGAAGCGGAGCGCGTGGAATACGACAACAAGACGGAAGTGGTGAAACTGTTTTCCAAGGCCAAGCTGACGCGCCTGGAAGGCACGAAAGTGACGGACGTGGCCAATGGCGCCTTCATCTCGTATGACAGCCGCAAGGAAGTATTCAAGATGGAAAATTCCGACAGCGGCACCAGCACTTCCGATGGCGGCAGCGTGCGCATGGTGATCCAGCCGAAGACTAAGGCGCCTGAAGCGGAGAAAGCGCCGGCAACGCCTGCGCCAGGAAAGAAATAA
- the lptB gene encoding LPS export ABC transporter ATP-binding protein, with translation MDNTRCGSTLIVRGLQKTYGKRQVVHDVSLQVECGEVVGLLGPNGAGKTTSFYMIVGLVPSDGGSIDISGVDISSLPIHRRAQMGLSYLPQEASVFRKLTVEDNIRAVLEIQTVEGRPLKKAEIEERLDKLLADLQIEKLRENQALSLSGGERRRVEIARALATDPRFVLLDEPFAGVDPIAVIEIQRIVRFLKERNIGVLITDHNVRETLGICDRAYIINQGSVLASGRPDDIIANESVRRVYLGEHFRM, from the coding sequence ATGGACAATACTCGTTGCGGCAGCACCCTGATCGTTCGCGGTCTGCAAAAAACCTATGGCAAGCGGCAAGTCGTGCATGATGTCTCGCTGCAAGTCGAATGCGGCGAAGTGGTGGGTTTGCTGGGCCCGAACGGCGCCGGCAAGACCACCTCGTTCTACATGATCGTCGGCCTGGTGCCGTCGGACGGCGGCAGCATCGATATCAGCGGCGTGGACATTTCCAGCCTGCCGATCCACCGCCGCGCGCAGATGGGCTTGTCCTATCTGCCGCAGGAAGCGTCCGTCTTCCGCAAGCTGACGGTGGAAGACAATATCCGCGCCGTGCTGGAAATCCAGACCGTCGAAGGCCGTCCTTTGAAGAAGGCCGAGATCGAGGAGCGCCTGGATAAGCTGCTGGCCGATTTGCAGATTGAAAAGCTGCGCGAGAACCAGGCCTTGTCCCTGTCGGGCGGCGAGCGCCGCCGCGTGGAAATCGCCCGCGCGCTGGCCACCGATCCCCGTTTCGTGCTGCTCGACGAGCCGTTCGCCGGCGTCGATCCGATCGCCGTGATCGAGATCCAGCGCATCGTGCGCTTCTTGAAGGAGCGCAATATCGGCGTGCTGATCACCGATCATAATGTGCGCGAGACGCTGGGTATTTGCGACCGTGCCTACATCATCAACCAGGGCTCGGTACTGGCGTCGGGACGCCCCGACGACATCATCGCGAACGAGTCGGTACGCCGGGTCTATCTGGGCGAACACTTCCGCATGTAA
- a CDS encoding RNA polymerase factor sigma-54, with protein sequence MKQSLQLRTSQHLALTPQLQQSIRLLQLSTLELHQELEQLLTDNPLLERLDDPLDRSLRLLSDGALSSTAAPAEAPPQPPGQEAPAAPAEAETFDGEAGEGPAAADGGDSDWSEASRGKAPDDEDSRPQLEAHHCTLREHLMEQMRVTVLELRDRALVELIIDALDDNGYLEESLDDILARLPEELEIDADEMRTALSLLQSFDPPGVGARNASECLALQIKRLPHIAMVTRRMALVIVEKHLAWFAQRDFNKLKKALDCDDEDLREAQTVIRQCNPHPGAVFASDVSDYVVPDVVVKRARNGWQVTLNNDVMPRLRVNAMYANLLKQGKGEGAMGAQLQEAKWLIKNMRQRFDTILRVAQAIVERQKNFFSHGAVAMRPLVLREIADTLGLHESTISRVTTQKYMLTPHGMFELKYFFGSHVATEAGGEASSTAIRALIVQLTGAEDPKNPLSDSKIADMLGEQGMVIARRTVAKYREALKIPPVSLRKCL encoded by the coding sequence ATGAAACAATCATTGCAGCTGCGCACTTCGCAGCACCTGGCACTGACGCCGCAGTTGCAGCAATCGATACGCCTGTTGCAATTGTCTACGCTGGAATTGCACCAGGAACTCGAGCAACTGCTGACGGACAATCCCCTGCTCGAGCGCCTCGACGATCCGCTCGACCGTTCGCTGCGCCTGCTGTCCGACGGGGCCTTGAGCTCCACGGCCGCGCCGGCCGAAGCGCCGCCCCAGCCGCCAGGCCAGGAGGCACCCGCGGCGCCGGCCGAAGCGGAAACCTTTGACGGCGAGGCGGGCGAAGGCCCGGCCGCGGCGGATGGCGGCGACAGCGACTGGAGCGAGGCGAGCCGGGGCAAGGCGCCCGACGACGAAGATTCCCGCCCGCAACTCGAGGCCCATCACTGCACCCTGCGCGAACACCTGATGGAGCAGATGCGCGTGACGGTGCTTGAGTTGCGCGACCGTGCGCTGGTCGAGCTGATCATCGACGCGCTCGACGACAATGGCTACCTGGAAGAGTCGCTCGACGACATCCTGGCGCGCCTGCCGGAAGAGCTGGAAATCGACGCCGACGAGATGCGCACGGCCTTGTCGCTGCTGCAAAGTTTCGATCCACCCGGCGTGGGCGCGCGCAATGCATCCGAATGCCTGGCGCTGCAGATCAAGCGCTTGCCGCACATCGCCATGGTGACGCGGCGCATGGCGCTCGTCATCGTGGAAAAGCACCTGGCCTGGTTTGCCCAGCGCGATTTCAACAAGCTGAAAAAAGCCCTCGATTGCGACGATGAAGACTTGCGCGAAGCACAGACGGTGATTCGCCAGTGCAATCCGCATCCGGGCGCCGTATTCGCCTCGGACGTGTCCGATTACGTGGTGCCCGACGTCGTCGTCAAGCGCGCGCGCAATGGCTGGCAAGTGACCCTGAACAACGACGTCATGCCGCGCCTGCGCGTCAACGCCATGTACGCCAACCTGCTCAAGCAGGGCAAGGGCGAGGGCGCCATGGGCGCACAGTTGCAGGAAGCCAAGTGGCTGATCAAGAATATGCGCCAGCGTTTCGACACGATCCTGCGCGTGGCACAGGCAATAGTAGAAAGACAAAAGAACTTTTTCTCGCACGGGGCCGTTGCCATGCGCCCCCTTGTGCTCCGTGAAATAGCTGATACACTGGGTTTACACGAGAGTACTATCTCGCGGGTAACAACTCAAAAGTACATGCTGACCCCGCACGGCATGTTCGAGTTGAAATATTTCTTTGGTAGCCACGTCGCCACCGAAGCGGGGGGCGAAGCGTCATCGACGGCGATACGGGCATTGATCGTGCAACTGACAGGAGCAGAAGACCCTAAAAATCCTTTATCCGACAGTAAGATTGCGGACATGCTGGGGGAACAAGGCATGGTGATTGCGCGACGTACTGTTGCCAAATACCGGGAAGCGTTGAAAATTCCGCCAGTGAGCCTGCGTAAGTGTTTGTAA
- the hpf gene encoding ribosome hibernation-promoting factor, HPF/YfiA family translates to MNLTISGHHLEVTPAIREYVQTKLERVKRHFDQVIDIAVILTVDNLKEKEKRQKAEVNLRLSGKTVYVESLAQDLYAAIDALIDKLDRQVMKYKTKVQGHGKEAIKHLPDNSEEDAVVAV, encoded by the coding sequence ATGAATCTCACCATCAGCGGACATCATCTCGAAGTGACACCAGCCATCCGTGAATACGTACAAACGAAGCTGGAACGCGTGAAACGTCATTTCGATCAAGTTATCGATATCGCCGTGATTCTGACCGTGGATAACCTCAAAGAGAAAGAAAAACGTCAAAAGGCCGAAGTCAACCTGCGTTTAAGTGGCAAAACCGTCTACGTGGAAAGCCTGGCACAAGACCTGTATGCCGCGATCGATGCCCTGATCGACAAGCTCGATAGGCAAGTGATGAAATACAAAACCAAAGTGCAAGGGCACGGTAAAGAGGCGATCAAGCATCTGCCAGACAACTCCGAGGAAGACGCCGTCGTCGCCGTTTAA
- a CDS encoding enoyl-CoA hydratase/isomerase family protein, whose protein sequence is MSDFVQTSIRNRTGHIVLDRPKALNSLSLEMVRALSAALLAWRDDPQVDAVVIRSSSEKALCAGGDIRFFYDAGLATPQGGSALLEDFFTEEYALNHVIHFYPKPYIAVMDGVVMGGGMGVAQAGPGNRLRIVTGRTRMAMPEVNIGLFPDVGGSYFLSRLAGQLGLYLGLTGLTISAADALYTDLADVYLPEAQMGALLALFESTPGEALPVAIKALAAPFQAEAGIASLAAARVALDRHFGAGSVAAIMASLAQDDSAFASKALAAMRLRSPLMMSVTLELLQRGAHLGVADCLRLERTVVRHNFEHGEVIEGVRALVVDKDNAPRWNPSSLDEVDAAMVARFFVPVWPASAHPLRHLN, encoded by the coding sequence ATGAGCGACTTCGTCCAGACCTCCATCCGCAACCGCACGGGCCATATCGTGCTCGACCGTCCGAAAGCCTTGAATTCCCTGTCGCTGGAGATGGTGCGCGCCCTGAGCGCTGCCCTGCTGGCCTGGCGCGACGATCCGCAGGTGGACGCCGTCGTGATCCGCTCGAGCAGCGAAAAAGCCCTGTGTGCCGGCGGCGACATCCGTTTCTTCTACGATGCGGGCCTGGCCACGCCGCAAGGCGGCAGCGCCTTGCTGGAAGATTTCTTTACGGAAGAATACGCGTTAAATCATGTGATTCATTTCTATCCGAAACCGTATATCGCCGTGATGGATGGCGTGGTGATGGGCGGCGGCATGGGCGTGGCGCAAGCCGGGCCCGGCAACCGCTTGCGCATCGTCACGGGCCGCACGCGCATGGCCATGCCTGAAGTCAATATTGGTTTGTTTCCCGATGTGGGCGGCAGCTATTTCCTGTCCCGCCTGGCCGGGCAGCTAGGCCTGTACCTGGGCTTGACGGGCTTGACGATCAGCGCGGCCGATGCCCTGTACACGGACCTGGCCGATGTTTACCTGCCCGAGGCGCAGATGGGGGCGCTGCTGGCCCTGTTCGAATCGACGCCGGGCGAGGCCTTGCCGGTCGCCATCAAGGCGCTGGCGGCGCCGTTCCAGGCCGAGGCGGGTATCGCCTCGCTGGCGGCGGCGCGCGTGGCGCTGGACCGCCATTTCGGTGCGGGTTCCGTGGCGGCCATCATGGCCTCGCTGGCGCAGGACGACAGCGCGTTCGCCAGCAAGGCGCTGGCGGCCATGCGCCTGCGCTCGCCCTTGATGATGTCGGTAACTCTGGAATTGCTGCAGCGGGGGGCTCACTTGGGCGTGGCCGATTGTCTGCGTCTGGAGCGCACGGTGGTGCGCCACAATTTCGAGCATGGCGAAGTGATCGAGGGCGTGCGCGCGCTGGTGGTCGACAAGGACAATGCGCCGCGCTGGAATCCATCAAGCCTGGACGAGGTCGACGCGGCCATGGTGGCGCGCTTCTTTGTCCCCGTCTGGCCGGCGTCAGCGCATCCGCTGCGCCACCTGAATTAA
- the rapZ gene encoding RNase adapter RapZ: MHIVLITGISGSGKSVALNVLEDTGYYCVDNLPPALLPSLVQTLLDEGTPQLAVAVDARSAESLVSLPHNVALLRDQGHDVKVMFLTATTHSLVARFSETRRSHPLSHELRPNQNPASRRTLIECISEERERLSAIEQLGHVIDTSELSANKLRAWIKDMIASERAPLTLFFESFAFKLGVPLDADFVFDVRALPNPYYDLALRPLDGRDAPVIAFLDAQPSALELLADIRAFIEKWLPSFKSDNRSYLTVALGCTGGQHRSVYMAERLAQYFGPNERVVLRHRERS, from the coding sequence ATGCATATCGTCCTTATCACCGGAATATCCGGCTCCGGTAAATCCGTCGCGCTCAATGTGCTGGAAGATACCGGCTACTATTGTGTCGACAACCTGCCACCGGCCTTGCTGCCCAGCCTGGTGCAAACCCTGCTCGACGAAGGTACACCGCAACTGGCCGTCGCCGTCGATGCGCGCAGCGCCGAGTCGCTCGTCAGCCTGCCGCACAATGTGGCGCTGCTGCGCGACCAGGGGCACGACGTCAAGGTCATGTTCCTGACGGCCACCACGCATTCGCTGGTGGCGCGCTTCTCGGAAACGCGGCGCAGCCATCCGCTGTCGCACGAATTGCGTCCGAATCAGAATCCGGCCAGCCGCCGCACCCTGATCGAGTGCATCTCGGAAGAGCGCGAACGCCTGTCGGCCATCGAACAGCTGGGCCACGTGATCGACACGTCCGAACTGAGCGCCAACAAATTGCGTGCCTGGATCAAGGATATGATCGCTTCCGAACGCGCACCGCTGACCCTGTTCTTCGAATCGTTCGCCTTCAAGCTGGGCGTGCCGCTGGACGCCGATTTCGTCTTCGACGTGCGGGCCTTGCCTAACCCGTATTACGACCTGGCGCTGCGCCCGCTCGATGGCCGCGACGCGCCCGTGATCGCCTTCCTCGACGCGCAGCCGAGCGCGCTGGAACTGCTGGCCGACATCCGCGCCTTCATCGAGAAATGGCTGCCGTCATTCAAGTCCGACAACCGCAGCTACCTGACGGTGGCCCTCGGTTGCACGGGCGGCCAGCACCGCTCCGTGTACATGGCGGAACGACTGGCGCAATACTTCGGCCCGAATGAACGAGTGGTTCTGCGCCACCGCGAACGTAGCTAG
- the hprK gene encoding HPr(Ser) kinase/phosphatase, with protein MLQTPLTIQRLYDDNRESLQLGWFAGFPGGERLISGDVSSAADQVGHLNLIHPGRIQVFGHQEINYYQRLKVNTRTHVIGELIAGGPPALIIAQGLETPPDILAICDEQNIPLFSTPLPAAQVIDFLRVYLSKKLAQRIIMHGVFMDVLGVGVLITGDSGLGKSELGLELISRSHGLVADDAVEFSRIAPNMIEGRCPPLLQNLLEVRGLGLLDIKAIFGETAVRRKMRLKLIVHLVRRNALEEEVERLPFLFPTEDVLGLPVRKVVIPVAAGRNIAVLLEAAVRNTILQLRGIDTLQEFMERQRLAMSGD; from the coding sequence ATGTTGCAAACGCCGCTGACGATACAACGCCTGTACGACGATAATCGTGAAAGTCTGCAACTGGGCTGGTTCGCCGGCTTCCCCGGCGGCGAGCGCCTGATCTCGGGCGACGTCTCGTCGGCCGCCGACCAGGTGGGCCACTTGAACCTGATCCATCCGGGCCGCATCCAGGTCTTCGGCCACCAGGAAATCAATTACTACCAGCGCCTGAAGGTCAACACGCGTACCCACGTGATCGGCGAGCTGATCGCCGGCGGCCCGCCCGCGCTGATCATCGCGCAAGGGCTGGAAACGCCGCCCGACATCCTCGCCATCTGCGACGAGCAAAACATTCCCCTGTTCTCCACCCCGCTGCCGGCCGCGCAAGTGATCGACTTCCTGCGCGTCTACCTGTCCAAAAAATTGGCGCAGCGCATCATCATGCATGGCGTGTTCATGGACGTGCTGGGCGTGGGCGTGCTGATCACCGGCGATTCGGGCCTGGGCAAGAGCGAGCTGGGGCTGGAACTGATTTCGCGCAGCCACGGCCTGGTGGCCGACGACGCCGTCGAATTCTCGCGCATCGCGCCGAACATGATCGAAGGCCGCTGCCCGCCCCTGCTGCAAAACCTGCTGGAAGTGCGGGGCCTGGGCTTACTCGACATCAAGGCCATCTTTGGCGAAACGGCCGTGCGCCGCAAGATGCGCTTGAAACTGATCGTGCATCTCGTGCGCCGCAACGCGCTGGAAGAAGAAGTCGAGCGCCTGCCTTTCCTGTTCCCCACGGAAGACGTGCTGGGCCTGCCCGTGCGCAAGGTCGTCATCCCCGTCGCCGCCGGCCGCAACATCGCCGTGCTGCTGGAAGCGGCCGTGCGCAATACCATTTTGCAACTGCGCGGCATCGATACCTTGCAGGAGTTCATGGAGCGGCAACGACTCGCCATGAGTGGCGATTAA
- a CDS encoding PTS sugar transporter subunit IIA, producing the protein MTNLSKILSLENVLLDLEVSSKKRAFEQAGLIFENNYGIARSTVSDNLFARERLGSTGLGHGVAVPHGRVKGSKTLKSPLGAFVRLAEPIPFESPDGKPVNLLFFLLIPDHVTQQHLEILSEIAEMFSDDAFRTALATDPEPKSVHSRIVNWQPSLQAAG; encoded by the coding sequence ATGACTAATCTTAGCAAAATATTATCCCTCGAAAACGTCCTGCTGGACCTGGAAGTCTCCAGTAAAAAGCGCGCCTTCGAGCAAGCCGGCCTGATCTTCGAAAACAATTACGGCATCGCCCGCTCTACCGTTTCGGACAATCTGTTTGCCCGTGAACGCCTGGGCTCGACTGGTTTGGGCCATGGCGTGGCCGTGCCGCATGGCAGAGTCAAGGGCAGTAAAACCTTGAAATCGCCGCTGGGCGCCTTCGTGCGCCTGGCCGAGCCGATTCCGTTCGAATCGCCCGATGGCAAGCCCGTCAATCTGCTGTTTTTCCTGCTGATTCCTGATCATGTCACTCAGCAACATCTGGAAATCCTGTCGGAAATCGCCGAAATGTTTTCCGACGATGCCTTCCGTACGGCGCTGGCCACGGATCCGGAACCGAAATCCGTGCATTCGCGCATCGTCAATTGGCAACCCAGTCTGCAAGCGGCGGGTTAA
- the queF gene encoding NADPH-dependent 7-cyano-7-deazaguanine reductase QueF (Catalyzes the NADPH-dependent reduction of 7-cyano-7-deazaguanine (preQ0) to 7-aminomethyl-7-deazaguanine (preQ1) in queuosine biosynthesis), which translates to MTTTNDLAEQSPLGKSSAYRTDYAPELLFPIPRQGKRDELELRGTLPFFGLDIWNAYELSWLNQRGKPQVAIAKVSAPADSPNIIESKSFKLYLNSFNQTKLDNPEALLALLKQDLSNGFGAPVQVELTLQEDFGKLKMGEFDGVLLDRLDLEITQYTPSPLLLKAALNEAPVEEKLVSHLLKSNCLVTGQPDWGSVQIEYAGPQIDQESLLRYLIGFREHNEFHEQCVERIFVDILRQCKPQKLSVYARYTRRGGLDINPWRSNFSTGTMPGNLRNARQ; encoded by the coding sequence ATGACCACCACCAACGATCTCGCCGAACAATCTCCCCTGGGCAAAAGCTCCGCCTACCGCACCGATTACGCGCCGGAATTGCTGTTTCCGATTCCACGCCAGGGCAAGCGCGACGAGCTGGAACTGCGCGGCACTTTGCCCTTCTTCGGCCTCGATATCTGGAATGCGTACGAACTGTCGTGGCTGAACCAGCGCGGCAAGCCGCAGGTAGCCATCGCCAAGGTCAGCGCGCCGGCCGATTCGCCGAACATCATCGAGTCGAAATCGTTCAAGCTGTACCTCAACTCGTTCAACCAGACCAAGCTGGACAACCCCGAAGCGCTGCTGGCCCTGCTCAAGCAGGATTTGTCGAACGGCTTCGGCGCGCCCGTGCAAGTGGAACTGACCTTGCAGGAAGATTTCGGCAAACTGAAAATGGGAGAATTCGACGGCGTACTGCTCGACCGCCTCGACCTGGAAATCACGCAATACACGCCTTCGCCGCTGCTGCTGAAAGCCGCCCTGAATGAAGCGCCCGTGGAAGAAAAACTCGTCTCACATTTGCTCAAATCAAATTGCCTGGTGACGGGTCAGCCCGACTGGGGCAGTGTTCAAATCGAATATGCGGGGCCGCAGATCGACCAGGAAAGCCTGTTGCGCTACCTGATCGGCTTCCGCGAGCACAATGAATTCCACGAGCAATGCGTGGAGCGCATCTTTGTCGATATCTTGCGTCAGTGCAAGCCGCAAAAACTGTCCGTGTATGCGCGCTATACGCGCCGCGGCGGCCTCGATATCAATCCATGGCGCAGCAATTTCAGCACGGGTACGATGCCGGGCAATCTGCGCAATGCGCGCCAGTAA
- the ilvA gene encoding threonine ammonia-lyase, biosynthetic yields MNIDYLKKILTARVYDVATETPLELAPALSQRLNNQIYFKREDMQSVFSFKIRGAYNKMSKLSEAERKRGVICASAGNHAQGVALSAARMGCRAVIVMPTTTPLVKVEAVKGRGGVNVEVVLHGESYTDAYNHALTLEKEQKLTFVHPFDDPDVIAGQGTIGMEILRQHAGPIHAIFAPIGGGGLIAGIAAYVKQIRPDIKIIGVQSVDSNAMARSLKAGERVTLNDVGLFADGTAVRLAGEETFRLVQAYVDEIITVDTDAICAAIKDVFTDTRSILEPSGALAIAGAKAYVERASLTKHPVNNETLVTIASGANMNFDRLRFVAERAELGEFREAVFAVTMREQRGSFKRFCSLIGARNVTEFNYRISDEKAAHVFVGIQIADRHESSVLAKTFEEHEFKTLDLTHDELAKSHIRHLVGGKSRLAQDELLYRFEFPERPGALMRFLDSMAPNWNISLCHYRSQGGDVGRILIGLQVPPDEMGEFARFLDTLGYRYWDESSNPVYKLFLG; encoded by the coding sequence ATGAACATCGACTACCTCAAGAAAATCCTGACCGCCCGCGTCTATGACGTCGCCACCGAAACGCCGCTGGAACTGGCCCCTGCCCTGTCGCAGCGCCTGAACAACCAGATTTACTTCAAGCGCGAAGACATGCAAAGCGTGTTCAGCTTCAAGATTCGTGGCGCCTACAACAAGATGTCCAAGCTCAGCGAAGCGGAACGCAAGCGCGGCGTGATTTGCGCCTCGGCCGGCAACCATGCCCAGGGCGTGGCCCTGTCCGCCGCACGCATGGGTTGCCGCGCCGTCATCGTCATGCCGACCACCACGCCGCTGGTGAAGGTCGAGGCGGTCAAAGGACGCGGCGGCGTGAACGTGGAAGTGGTGCTGCACGGCGAGTCCTACACGGATGCCTACAACCATGCGCTGACCCTGGAAAAGGAACAGAAGCTGACCTTCGTGCACCCGTTCGACGACCCGGACGTGATCGCCGGCCAGGGCACGATCGGCATGGAAATCCTGCGCCAGCACGCCGGCCCCATCCACGCCATCTTCGCCCCCATCGGCGGCGGCGGCTTGATCGCCGGCATTGCCGCCTACGTGAAACAGATTCGCCCCGACATCAAGATCATCGGCGTGCAAAGCGTCGATTCGAACGCCATGGCCCGCTCGCTCAAGGCCGGCGAACGCGTCACCCTGAACGACGTGGGCCTGTTTGCCGACGGCACGGCCGTGCGCCTGGCTGGCGAGGAAACCTTTCGTCTCGTGCAGGCGTATGTCGATGAAATCATCACGGTCGACACGGACGCCATCTGCGCCGCCATCAAGGATGTGTTTACGGATACGCGCAGCATTCTGGAGCCGTCCGGCGCGCTGGCCATCGCCGGCGCCAAAGCCTATGTGGAACGGGCCAGCCTGACCAAGCACCCCGTCAACAACGAAACCCTGGTCACCATCGCCAGCGGCGCGAACATGAATTTCGACCGGCTGCGTTTTGTGGCGGAACGGGCTGAACTGGGCGAATTCCGCGAAGCCGTGTTTGCCGTCACCATGCGCGAACAGCGGGGCAGCTTCAAGCGTTTCTGCTCGCTCATCGGCGCGCGCAACGTGACGGAATTCAATTACCGCATCAGCGATGAAAAAGCCGCGCACGTATTCGTCGGCATCCAAATTGCCGACCGGCATGAGTCGAGCGTGCTGGCGAAGACCTTCGAGGAACACGAATTCAAGACCCTGGACCTGACCCACGACGAACTGGCCAAGTCGCACATCCGCCACTTGGTGGGCGGCAAGAGCCGGCTGGCCCAGGACGAGCTGCTGTACCGCTTCGAATTCCCCGAGCGCCCCGGCGCACTGATGCGTTTCCTCGACAGCATGGCGCCGAACTGGAATATTTCCCTGTGCCATTATCGCAGCCAGGGCGGCGACGTGGGCCGCATCCTGATCGGCCTGCAAGTGCCGCCCGATGAGATGGGCGAATTTGCCCGCTTCCTCGATACCCTCGGGTACCGTTACTGGGATGAGAGCAGCAATCCTGTGTACAAACTGTTCCTCGGGTAA
- a CDS encoding YqaA family protein, with product MIESAIAWLLQLIAAPEVGLTSVFLISFISATLLPLGSEPAVFAVIKANPALFWAAIGVATLGNTLGGIVDYWLGYRAKQAFAKERDTRWFRWLARYGAKTMLLAWLPLVGDPLCTLAGWLKLPFWPSVAYMAVGKCARYLTMTGLLLYVPDGVWHRIGQMLA from the coding sequence ATGATCGAATCCGCAATCGCCTGGCTGCTGCAGCTGATCGCAGCACCGGAAGTCGGGCTGACATCGGTCTTTCTGATCAGCTTTATTTCCGCCACCTTGCTGCCGCTCGGCTCGGAGCCGGCCGTGTTTGCCGTCATCAAGGCCAATCCCGCGCTGTTCTGGGCCGCCATCGGCGTGGCCACCCTGGGCAATACCCTGGGCGGCATCGTCGACTACTGGCTCGGCTACCGGGCCAAGCAGGCGTTCGCCAAGGAGCGCGACACGCGCTGGTTCCGCTGGCTGGCCCGCTATGGCGCCAAGACCATGCTGCTGGCCTGGCTGCCCCTCGTGGGCGACCCCCTGTGCACTTTGGCTGGCTGGCTCAAGCTGCCGTTCTGGCCCAGCGTTGCCTACATGGCCGTCGGCAAGTGCGCGCGCTACCTGACCATGACGGGCTTGCTGCTGTACGTGCCCGATGGCGTATGGCACCGGATCGGCCAGATGCTGGCCTGA